The Manihot esculenta cultivar AM560-2 chromosome 11, M.esculenta_v8, whole genome shotgun sequence genome includes a region encoding these proteins:
- the LOC110607694 gene encoding indole-3-acetic acid-induced protein ARG7 — protein MSKSNKIRHIVRIQQMLKRWRRKARITASHAPSDVPSGHVAVCVGDHCKRFIVRATYLNHPIFKKLLLQAEEEYGFKTIGPLTIPCDEAVFEEILRVVSRSDSSRFSNLEEVQRCCHVSMRNHLEFLGESRPLLRG, from the coding sequence ATGTCCAAGTCTAACAAAATTCGTCACATTGTTAGAATCCAGCAAATGCTTAAGCGCTGGCGAAGGAAGGCGAGGATCACGGCCTCACACGCACCCTCCGATGTTCCGTCAGGTCACGTGGCTGTCTGCGTAGGAGATCATTGCAAGAGATTCATCGTTCGAGCGACGTATCTGAACCACCCTATCTTCAAGAAGCTCCTCCTACAAGCCGAAGAAGAGTACGGTTTCAAGACCATCGGACCGCTAACGATCCCATGCGACGAGGCTGTGTTTGAGGAGATTCTCCGAGTCGTATCCCGATCTGACTCGTCCCGGTTCTCCAATCTTGAGGAGGTTCAGAGATGCTGCCACGTCAGCATGAGGAATCATCTTGAGTTCTTGGGTGAATCAAGGCCGTTACTTCGTGGCTAG